A single Cryomorphaceae bacterium DNA region contains:
- a CDS encoding cob(I)yrinic acid a,c-diamide adenosyltransferase has product MKIYTKKGDSGATSLIGGTRVAKHDLRIASYGTIDELNSYLGVVRDAAGMDQVTEQLIEIQDRLFTIGSSLASDPERSKMAIPDLRDSDVQLLEQWMDEMDAKLPELKAFILPGGHLAVSHSHVARTICRRAERLVTELRGQSFVDPLVLTYLNRLSDYLFVMGRLLGQELGAVETPWEPRK; this is encoded by the coding sequence ATGAAGATCTACACGAAAAAAGGGGACAGTGGAGCGACTTCCTTAATTGGAGGAACGCGCGTGGCCAAGCACGACTTGCGGATTGCATCGTACGGAACCATCGATGAGCTCAATTCCTACCTCGGGGTCGTTCGCGACGCCGCGGGGATGGATCAGGTGACCGAACAGTTGATCGAAATCCAAGATCGCCTCTTTACCATTGGGTCTTCTTTGGCCAGTGATCCAGAGCGATCCAAGATGGCCATTCCGGATTTGCGCGATAGTGATGTTCAGCTCTTAGAGCAGTGGATGGACGAAATGGACGCAAAGCTCCCCGAGCTAAAAGCCTTCATTTTGCCTGGGGGTCATTTGGCCGTAAGTCACAGCCACGTTGCGCGGACCATCTGCCGCAGGGCGGAGCGCCTTGTGACCGAACTGCGTGGACAGAGCTTTGTGGATCCCTTGGTTTTGACCTACCTAAATCGACTCTCGGATTATCTTTTTGTTATGGGTCGTCTCCTCGGTCAAGAGCTTGGAGCGGTTGAAACGCCTTGGGAGCCAAGAAAATAA
- a CDS encoding DUF2795 domain-containing protein, whose protein sequence is MYWTLELASYLSDAPWPASKDELIDYAIRTGAPLEVVENLQAIEEGENEIYESIEEIWPDYPSDEDFLWNEDEY, encoded by the coding sequence ATGTACTGGACCTTAGAATTAGCTTCTTATTTGAGCGACGCCCCTTGGCCAGCGAGCAAGGACGAATTGATTGACTACGCTATTCGTACGGGTGCGCCTTTGGAGGTGGTTGAAAACCTTCAAGCCATCGAAGAAGGAGAGAACGAAATCTACGAGTCCATCGAAGAGATTTGGCCCGACTACCCCTCGGACGAAGACTTCCTCTGGAACGAGGACGAGTACTAA